The following nucleotide sequence is from Zea mays cultivar B73 chromosome 1, Zm-B73-REFERENCE-NAM-5.0, whole genome shotgun sequence.
CATATGCTACAACTGATGCATATAGCTACTGCCCAACATGGGCACTTACCTGGAATTATAGAAGACAAAATTTGCTGCGTGAAATTATTGGTTATCATGCTGATATCATCTGTCTACAGGAGGTATCATATTCGAATCTAACCTCCAATTTATTTTTGTTGGCaattcttttctctatttcttgATGGATACATTTTGCTGTGTAAATTAGGGAAGTCTAGAAATATGCAATCCAATGGATGTCAGAGTGGCAGCACTATATAACTGTCAATGTTGTTTTAGATATCTTGGTTGTTTAATTTCAGTTTGGTTATGACTAATGATATTTGCTAGCTATTTCAGCTAGCATTATATTCCATGCTTGTACATTACCAAGTTGTTTCTGAAATCTGCTCGCATTTATGCTGTGCTCTTCGCAATGTTGGTCTCTTAGTTTTTTTTGCATGGAGCATAATGCAAAGAAATGCTAAACCTAACACGTACTTTCTCTATTCAAAAAAGTTTTGCTTTAGCTTTATCCTAAgccaaacttgtctaactttgagcCTTTGACCAAGTTTATAGAAAAATATTAACATCTACAGTATTTAAATAAATGCACTACAGCACTACTGAAATATATTTAATGGTGTATCTAATGAATCTAGTTTGTTGTTGTAGATGTTTGTGCATTTTTCTATAAACTTGCTCAAAACTAGAGAACTAAGAGAAGTTTGAATCAGGACAAAGCTAAAATGACTTGCAATTTGGAACTCTGGGAGTAATTGGTGGAGTATTTTGTTAAGCTAAATTCAATAATCTATAGTGTCCATGTTCATCAAAACAAGATCTAAATCCTCCTTTTTTAGGTACAAGTAAACCATTTCGAAGATTTTTTTTCACCTGAGCTTGACAAACATGGATATCAGGCGCTTTACAAGAAAAGGACAACAGAGGTAACTTTGAGTTGCTTTTACTTGGCTAATATGATTTGGTATCTTTTGCTGTCCTATTTGATACTGCTCCTTTGTTGTCACAGGTGTATTCTGGAAATCCTATGGCCATAGATGGATGTGCTACTTTTTTTCGTAGAGACAAGTTTTCACATGTTAAAAAATACGAGGTACAGTTACTTCTGAGTTTGTAGTTTTGGCTGGTTTGCACCTATCTAATTCTTGCACTTGCTTGTGTAGGTTGAGTTCAATAAGGCTGCACAGTCTTTAACAGATGCTATTATTCCTGCTGCCCAGAAAAGAGTGGCTTTAAGTCGATTGATTAAAGTGAGAAAAACAATGAAAGATTATATTATTATGTCCTTCATCAgttctatttatgaattttaaCAATGTCccttttttccatttcttttgAAGGACAACATTGCACTAATTGCGGTTTTAGAAGCCAAATTTGGTAATCATGGAGCTGAAAATCCTGGTAAAAGACAGCTCCTTTGTGTGGTACGTGAATAAAATCTTCTTTCTTTTGGTGTGTACAGAAATCTTGTAAGATGTGTAACATCATCCTCATGTTAAAAATTGATGTTTACTATTTTTCTTTAGGCATGCTTTTATCATTTATTGCTCTTTTTCTTCATCATTAATGCTTTTCCCTCACTCTTATTGGCACACTAATATAATTTTGTTGTCACAAGGGTCTCTAGCCTCATTGTTTTTTCTAAACAACTTCAATTTGCAGGCAAATACACATATAAATGTCCATCAAGACCTAAAAGATGTGAAGCTATGGGAGGTCCGTATGACTACATTCGCTAGTGGTCTCTGTTATCTCATTTTTTCCAGGATAACAATAACTATGTTTTTTCACAGGTTCATACCCTCCTAAAAGGATTGGAGAAGATAGCTGTCAGTGCAGACATTCCTATGTTGGTCTGTGGAGATTTCAACTCAACCCCTGGGAGGTGCATCTGCATTTGAAAATCATGGCAATATTTAACAGGTTTTATTTTTTCTTGAACAATGGTTGTCTAAGCACACAATTGTACATTTCAGTTCTCCACATGCGCTTCTGGCAATGGGCAAAGTTGATCAGCATCATCCAGATCTGGCAATAGACCCCCTTGGAATTTTACGCCCTCCAAGCAAGTTGAATCACCAGCTTCCTTTGGTCAGTTAATCTGCCATGCTTTTGATACTATTTTTTCTTGTAGTCATGTTCTGATCAATGGTGTTGCTTGCACATAGGTCAGTGCATACTCTGCATTTGCAAGAATGGTAGGTGTTGGCTATGATTTGGAGCATCAGCGGAGGACAGACCCTGCAACAAATGAACCACTCTTCACAAATTGCACAAGAGATTTTACTGGAACTATTGATTACATATTTTACACAGGTTGGTGCATGGAGACTCACCCACGCACACAGTAGACTTTAATTCTATGTTTGCAGCTTCTGTATATTCATTTTCCTCTAATAAGATTGTGCTTATTCTTTTGATGATGGCGATGTTTGTTCTCTTTCAGCGGACTCATTGACAGTGGATTCATTATTGGAACTTTTGGATGAAGAAAGCTTAAGAAAAGACACAGCTCTCCCATCCCCTGAATGGTCATCAGATCACATAGCACTCTTAGCTGAGTTCCGGTGCAAGCCAAGAATCAGACGTTGACACATTAGGTATGTTACAAAGGAAATCAGTGTTGTCATATTGCTTCTATTGCAACTGAATGTTGTTTTTTTGTTGACATGAATGATGTTGGATTGTGTTAGAGTAAATAGGAATAGTACCACATTGTCTACCCCATGTAGGGGTGacaatgggctctaaattttacactataagatttaaggattgGATCAGATTAGGATTGGGccttatttctattcatttttgaactaaaatttataGTGTCCTACCAttttgtgaagaagcatttggatcgcgatccattaccacccctaaccCCATGTGGTAGACCTATGTACTCTATATAATCAGCCCATGGGGCCTAATGCAATACAACGAATATTCCACTAAGTTTATTCTCCTACATGGTATCATGCATTCATCCCATGTTTAGATCCAACCCTAGCCACTGACAGCTTCTGTGTCACACCCCTAGGTGGAGGATCGATCTTTGCCAGGGGTAGTGCCACCGTTTAGGCACTCGAATCCTACTGATCTGGTTGCTATCTTCGCCATCGTTGTACAGTAGATCAAGTCTCCCTCTTCTTGCCTCGTCCCTGTGGTGGCGACAAATTTGGTCATGAATTGTCCCAACGTCGCCATGGTGGCGGTTGGGCTAGGTCACGCCCGAACCATGCGCTTTGGCGCCCTCCACCGTTGTCGACGTGCCCCATCGACTACCCAAGTCGTCTCTGCACCGCCGCAACCTCAAGCGCTGCAGGTATCCATCTCATTTCCGTAGGGAGCCTGCCATCAGACCATGTCGTGTGCGTTGTCGGAGGACACCTTTTGTTGGGCTCCCCATCGCCGTTTGCCACCACCAGTTAGGATTTGTTGCTACTTGTATCTTTTTTGTTTGCCCCACTCATTGATCAGGATTGGGTCATGATAGAAATATAACTTGTGTATTATGAGGGCTCTAGATCCAAATATATAGAAGTACAAGAGATTACAAATATATGAAGGTAAATACAAATCTGGAAATGAATCTACAAATATAGACATATATCGCTAACACCCCCTCAAAATAAAGGTGGATCAAGAACAATGAGTTTGGAGAGATAAAATCGATGCTGAGCCTGGGTTTGTGCCTTGGTGAAGAAATCTACCAGCTGCAGCTATGACGACACATACCGAAGAGAAACAACACCATCCTGTATTTGTGCTTATGTATAATGAGCGTCAACACCAATATGCTTGGTAAGCTCATGTTTTACCGGATCACGAGCAATACTAATAGCACTTGTACTGTCTGACAAAAGAGGAGTCGACATACAAATAGAGACACCAAAATCCTTAAGCAACCAAGTAACCTCTGCAGTCATAAGAGCCATAGCACGTAGCTCAGCCTCTGCACTCGAACGAGAAACTGCTACCTATTTCTTAGTCTTCCAAGCAATAAGGGACCACCAAAAAAACCCAATAGGCAGAAAGAGAACTATGATCAGAGAAATCACTAGCCCAAGTAGCATCACAATATGCCTGGAGCTGTAAAGAGTTGGATCGTGGAAAGAACAAACGTCAAGAGATAGTTCCACGAAGATAACGTAGAACCCTGAGCAAGTGACTATAGTGAAGTTGAGTGGGGCAGAAACAAATTAACTGAGAATATGTACAGAGTGAGAGATATCAGGACGAGTAACACCAAGGTAAACAAGACTCCCAACAATGTGACGATAACGAGTAGGATCCTCAAGAGGTTCACCATCCGTGGCACGAAGATGAACATTGAGTTCCATAGGAGTGTCAACTGTCCGCTGATCGGTAAGAGAGGCCTGATCAAGAAGATCCAGAATTTACTTCTCTTGAGACAGATAAAAACGTTAAGATGAAGAGGAAAACTCTATCCCatgaaaataaagaagatgaccaAGATCAGACATGAGAAACTGCTCTTTAAGACGTGCCTTTATGACAACAAATATACTCATGATCATCTCCTGTGATGatcatatcatcaacataaaggagAAGAGTCGGACCACGAGATGAAATATGCACAAAAAGCGCATGGATCATGAGCGCTGGCAGAAAACTCAGCCGCAGTGACCATAGCCGCAAAGCGCTGAAACCAAGCTCGTGGAGCTTGCTTGAGACCATAAAGAGAGCGGCGAAGACGACAAACCATACCCTCAAGAACAGAATACCTAGGCGGCGACTGCATGTAGACCTCTTCATGCAGCTCACATAAgaaaggcattcttgacatcaagCTAAGAGATGGACCACTCACGAACAGAGGCCACAACAAGAAGAGTGCGAACAATCGTCATGTGAGCAACCGAAGCAAAAGTCTCATCATAATCGCGACCATGTTCCTGCTGGAAGCCACGAGCAACCAATTGAGCCTTATAACGCTCAAGAGAACCATCCGAGCGGGTCTTAACCTTATAAACCCACTTACACGTGATAGGACGAACACGTGGTGGACAAGGTACGAGTTCCCATGTGCCAGTGCGCTCTAGAGCAGCGATCTCCTTAGCCATTGCATGCTGCCATTCTTGATGAAGAACGTCATCACGATAAGAAGCCGACTCAAGAAGAGCAGAAGTCACAAAAGCTGATGGAGAATAACGACTAGTAGGCTGACGAATACGGTGACTACGTCTAAGGGACAACTCTGGTGTAGAAGCGACAAGGAAAAATGGCTCAGCGGATGAGGACAAGTCAACAAGAATAGATGATTCACAAGGAGATGATGACATATAGAGAAGATGAAGCAGCAGGAGATGGCACATCATAAGGGATAGTGGTGTGGCGAGTGTAAACCTGTGTCACTGGAGGCTTTAAGGAATAATCAGGAAGCAAAGAAGACTCCAAAGAAGACAGAACAAGATTGTGACGGATTTGAAGCCGGTATAGTAGTAGGGGTAGAAAGAAAAAACAGAAAGGAGATGGGGTCAACTAATGACATAGAAGAAGCATCAGACGAGGGACAAGGATAGGAAGGACGAGCCTCATCAAAAATCACATCCCgagaagtcctcatccgacgagcaACCGGATCCCGACAACGATACCCCTTATGCTCAACACTGTACCCAAGAAAAACAGAGTCAACAGACTGAGCCGTCAGTTTGGTTTGCTCACGTGGTGAAAGCAACACGTAGCACACAACCAAAAAGACGAAGACTAGAATAGTTAGGCGTCTTACACAATGACACTCAAAAGGAATCCCACCCTGAAGAGCGGAAGAAGGGTGAATGTTAATCAAATAATTTGCTCTAGAAACAGCCTCAACCCAAAAATGAGGGGGAACAGAGGAAGCGAACATAAGATCACGAGAAGTCTCAAGAAGATGACGATGCTTGCCCTCAGCAACACCATTCTGAGCATTAAGGTCGGGACAAGAAAACTGAGCAAGAGTACCTTGCACAAAAAGAAATTGGCGAAGAGCATCATAAAGGTATTCTCCTATATAATTAGCACGAAAAACACGAATAGAAGTGTCAAATTGAGTGCGAACCATAGAAGAGAACCCCTGATAGATAGCTAAAACCTCACTACGATGTTTCATAAAGTATATCCATGTTTGGCGAGTAAAATCATCTATAAAAATGATGAAGTATTTATGACCTCCTTTGGAAACAAAAGGACCAGAACCCCATACATCTGAATGAACAAGATAAAAAAGGACGATGGGACACCGACTCACTAGAATTATAAGGAAGTTGAACTTGCTTGCTTAGGCGACAACCCTAGCGGATGAGTAGGATGACGGCGGCCAGGTAACTAACCCTAAAACTTGGCTTTGATACCATGATAGAAATACGACTTGTGTATTATGAGGGCTCTAGACCCAAATATATAGAAGTACAGGAGATTACAAATATGGGAAGGTAAATACAAACCTGGACATGAATCTACAAATATAGACATATATCGCTAACAAGTCACACGACCCGTTGACCTCGTGCATACCTACTTCGGCATTGTCTACATGGACATCTTTGAGTGTGTGGTCTGGCTGGACATGAGATGCCGATAGGATGCCTTCCCTCGTTTCTCGATCATTCTGTCCGCATGTCTATATCGTTGGTTCGTCGTCCACAGATCAGGACGCCTCCGTGGACTTCTATCGTGACTCCACCTTGCGCATACTTGGTCAGTATGACCGATTGTCTGCGATTCACCCGACACTTGTGATGTCTAGCATCAAGTACTCCACACATCTCTTAGCAATAGGGTTGCTATTTTGTCAGCCTCGGTGGGATGCTGCACTTTTGCCCATGTACCCGCTTCATTGTTGCATCTACATTGCCATGCCTTGTGCATCGACGACTATGCTGCACAAACTTTGTTGCAACATCCATTTGCACAAGGTCTTCACCAAGTTGTTCTAGTTCTCCATTGTTGACATCGAGCACTACAACTGTCATCATACCTTGTCTTTGGACCGCTGCTATTGGGCATCTTTTAGTATCTAGTTGGCCAGAGGGGGTGAATAGCCAATAACATATTTCTAAAAACACAATTTGGCTAGAGTAAGGTGGTTACTATAAAACTTGATCCTAACTAGCTTCTACTTTGCACTAGATCTGTCACAAAAGTAAGTCCCGTGATCAATTCTAGTAGCTTGGTAAGTCTATAACACAAACAAACAAGCTACACTTAGCAAGGAAGAGCTACAACTAGCAAAGCTCCTACATATGAGTAACTAATCTAATTACAACTACTAAGCTAGCTACTCAAACAACTTAACACACTAACTCATAAAGCTAAGAATGTAAATACAAATGTGATAGCGAGCAGATCAAACGAGGCAAGAGAGGTGACATAATATTTATCCTTGAAGTTCGGTTTCTTAATGACAACCTACATCATCGTGGTGAGTCACAATTTGATAGTTCGTGTGCTGCCTGACCTCAGATGCCAAGCCCACAATACGGGCGCCGCAAGATCCACTCAAGAGGGCACTCTAAGACCAAGTAGCCAATATTCCATTAGAGATGTTCTTCGCGAATCTCTCGCTTGATGTACTCAATAGGCCCTCACAATCGATAGATCACAGTCGGTGATTGTTGGTCACATGCTAAGATTTATGT
It contains:
- the LOC100279626 gene encoding carbon catabolite repressor protein 4 homolog 1-like isoform X1, whose translation is MLSVVRVHLPSEIPIVGCEITPYVLLRRPDGAVSTNDVPETAPADGQFMRYRWYRIQSDRKVPICSVHPMEQATIQCLGCLKSKIPVAKSYHCSAKCFSDAWQHHKVLHERASSALNENGAEEEELFGRFGSGGSGVLSTAGSGSLSNFGQSPGVNNGPVPFYPSGTDKNSGETWFEVGRSRTYTPTADDIGHALKFECVAVDSEKKSPIGPSTSIMTSRVIPAPTPTPRRLIQVNGDVLGHLDLDSQISSLGTFTVLSYNILADAYATTDAYSYCPTWALTWNYRRQNLLREIIGYHADIICLQEVQVNHFEDFFSPELDKHGYQALYKKRTTEVYSGNPMAIDGCATFFRRDKFSHVKKYEVEFNKAAQSLTDAIIPAAQKRVALSRLIKDNIALIAVLEAKFGNHGAENPGKRQLLCVANTHINVHQDLKDVKLWEVHTLLKGLEKIAVSADIPMLVCGDFNSTPGSSPHALLAMGKVDQHHPDLAIDPLGILRPPSKLNHQLPLVSAYSAFARMVGVGYDLEHQRRTDPATNEPLFTNCTRDFTGTIDYIFYTADSLTVDSLLELLDEESLRKDTALPSPEWSSDHIALLAEFRCKPRIRR
- the LOC100279626 gene encoding carbon catabolite repressor protein 4 homolog 1-like isoform X2 gives rise to the protein MEQATIQCLGCLKSKIPVAKSYHCSAKCFSDAWQHHKVLHERASSALNENGAEEEELFGRFGSGGSGVLSTAGSGSLSNFGQSPGVNNGPVPFYPSGTDKNSGETWFEVGRSRTYTPTADDIGHALKFECVAVDSEKKSPIGPSTSIMTSRVIPAPTPTPRRLIQVNGDVLGHLDLDSQISSLGTFTVLSYNILADAYATTDAYSYCPTWALTWNYRRQNLLREIIGYHADIICLQEVQVNHFEDFFSPELDKHGYQALYKKRTTEVYSGNPMAIDGCATFFRRDKFSHVKKYEVEFNKAAQSLTDAIIPAAQKRVALSRLIKDNIALIAVLEAKFGNHGAENPGKRQLLCVANTHINVHQDLKDVKLWEVHTLLKGLEKIAVSADIPMLVCGDFNSTPGSSPHALLAMGKVDQHHPDLAIDPLGILRPPSKLNHQLPLVSAYSAFARMVGVGYDLEHQRRTDPATNEPLFTNCTRDFTGTIDYIFYTADSLTVDSLLELLDEESLRKDTALPSPEWSSDHIALLAEFRCKPRIRR